From Pseudomonadota bacterium, a single genomic window includes:
- a CDS encoding SUF system Fe-S cluster assembly regulator — translation MTQWEQISTIYSVLKGRFWYDLPHGRRVTGSTKAVESSAAPQECIPPMIRITKATDYGILLMSHFARRTDRVVLNAKDLAGQTRIPLPMVGKILKTLAHGGLLESHRGARGGYALARAPEQISLTQVISAIEGPVSLTECGEGPGVCSLELLCPIQSNWMRINEALRQALSGVTLADIARPGHWTATISGTSARQAEKVGV, via the coding sequence TTGACACAATGGGAGCAAATCAGTACGATTTACTCGGTCCTAAAGGGACGATTCTGGTACGATTTGCCGCACGGGCGTCGCGTGACAGGTTCGACCAAGGCTGTCGAGTCGTCCGCAGCGCCACAGGAATGCATCCCCCCCATGATTCGCATCACCAAGGCCACAGACTACGGCATCCTGCTCATGAGCCATTTCGCGCGCCGCACCGACCGTGTGGTGCTCAACGCGAAAGACCTCGCGGGGCAGACGCGCATCCCCCTTCCGATGGTGGGCAAGATCCTCAAGACCCTCGCCCATGGCGGACTGCTCGAGTCGCATCGAGGCGCGCGCGGGGGCTACGCGCTGGCACGCGCGCCGGAGCAGATCTCGCTGACCCAGGTGATCTCGGCCATCGAGGGGCCGGTGTCGCTCACCGAGTGCGGTGAGGGGCCCGGCGTCTGCAGCCTCGAGCTGCTGTGCCCGATCCAGAGCAACTGGATGCGCATCAACGAGGCGCTGCGCCAAGCCCTCAGCGGCGTGACCCTGGCCGACATCGCCCGCCCTGGCCATTGGACGGCCACCATCAGCGGAACCAGCGCCCGACAGGCAGAGAAGGTGGGAGTATGA
- the sufB gene encoding Fe-S cluster assembly protein SufB, translated as MSSTARTLEELTEKEYQYGFVTDIEADEIAKGLNEDVIRVISAKKEEPEWLLEWRLKAYRQFLKMDDPQWAKVSFPPIDYQDIRYYSAPKQKVAPKSLDEVDPELLATYAKLGIPLHEQERLQGIAVDAVFDSVSVATTFKDKLKAVGVIFCSFSEAVREHPDLVRQYLGSVVPAADNLFACLNSAVFSDGSFVYIPKGVRSPMELSTYFRINAAETGQFERTLIVADEGSYVSYLEGCTAPKRDENQLHAAVVELVALDNAEIKYSTVQNWYPGDKDGKGGIYNFVTKRGACRGVSSKISWTQVETGSAITWKYPSVLLQGDNSVGRFYSVALTNNMQQADTGTKMVHIGRNTKSTIVSKGISAGRGQQTYRGLVKVMKGAVNARNHSQCDSLLLGDKCGAHTFPYLEVRNPSAVVEHEASTSKISEDQLFYCQQRGISTEDAVQMIVNGFCREVFRELPMEFAVEAQKLLGVSLEGAVG; from the coding sequence ATGAGCAGCACGGCTCGCACGCTCGAAGAGCTGACAGAGAAAGAATATCAGTACGGCTTCGTCACCGATATCGAGGCCGACGAGATCGCCAAGGGGCTGAACGAAGACGTCATCCGCGTCATCTCGGCGAAGAAGGAAGAGCCTGAGTGGCTCCTCGAGTGGCGCTTGAAGGCGTATCGCCAGTTCCTGAAGATGGATGATCCGCAATGGGCCAAGGTGAGCTTCCCGCCCATCGACTATCAAGACATCCGCTACTACTCGGCCCCCAAGCAGAAGGTCGCGCCCAAGAGCCTCGACGAGGTCGATCCTGAGCTTCTCGCCACGTACGCCAAGCTCGGCATCCCCTTGCACGAGCAGGAGCGCCTGCAGGGCATCGCGGTCGACGCCGTGTTCGACAGCGTGTCGGTGGCCACGACGTTCAAGGACAAGCTCAAGGCGGTCGGGGTCATCTTCTGCTCGTTCTCGGAGGCCGTGCGCGAGCATCCTGATCTGGTGCGTCAGTACCTGGGGTCTGTGGTGCCGGCTGCCGACAACCTCTTTGCCTGCCTCAACTCGGCAGTGTTCAGTGACGGGTCGTTCGTCTACATTCCCAAGGGCGTGCGCTCCCCGATGGAGCTGTCGACCTACTTCCGCATCAACGCGGCCGAGACCGGGCAGTTCGAGCGCACCCTCATCGTGGCCGACGAGGGCTCGTATGTGAGCTACCTCGAGGGCTGCACCGCGCCCAAGCGCGATGAGAACCAGCTTCACGCCGCCGTGGTCGAGCTGGTGGCCCTCGACAACGCCGAGATCAAGTATTCGACGGTGCAGAACTGGTATCCGGGCGACAAGGACGGCAAGGGCGGCATCTACAACTTCGTCACCAAGCGGGGCGCCTGCCGCGGCGTGAGCTCGAAGATCTCGTGGACCCAGGTCGAGACCGGCTCGGCCATCACCTGGAAGTATCCGAGCGTGCTGCTGCAGGGCGACAACTCGGTGGGCCGCTTCTACTCGGTGGCCCTCACGAACAACATGCAGCAGGCCGACACGGGCACCAAGATGGTCCACATCGGTCGCAACACGAAGAGCACCATCGTGTCGAAGGGCATCTCGGCGGGTCGTGGCCAGCAGACCTATCGCGGACTGGTGAAGGTGATGAAGGGTGCGGTGAACGCGCGCAACCACTCGCAGTGCGACTCGCTGCTGCTGGGCGACAAGTGCGGCGCGCACACCTTTCCCTATCTCGAGGTGCGCAACCCGTCTGCGGTGGTCGAGCACGAGGCGTCGACCTCGAAGATCAGTGAAGATCAGCTCTTCTACTGCCAGCAGCGGGGCATCTCCACCGAAGACGCGGTGCAGATGATCGTCAACGGGTTCTGCCGCGAGGTGTTTCGCGAGCTGCCCATGGAGTTTGCCGTCGAAGCCCAGAAGCTGCTGGGCGTCAGCCTGGAGGGCGCCGTCGGCTGA
- the sufC gene encoding Fe-S cluster assembly ATPase SufC, with amino-acid sequence MLHIRNLQAEVDGHPILKGIDLDVEAGQVHAIMGPNGSGKSTLANILAGRETYTVTGGTVEFEGRNLLEMPIEERAREGIFLAFQYPVEIPGVSNTYFLKAAFNAIRKHRGLDELDAMDFLKLAKEKAKLVKLDPALLNRPVNEGFSGGEKKRNEIFHMAMLDPKLAILDETDSGLDIDALRIVSEGINALRSPHRAQVLVTHYQRLLGYVVPDVVHVLYDGRIVKSGGRELALELEEKGYADIIAAHKPVAAGRGAR; translated from the coding sequence ATGCTTCACATCCGCAATCTGCAGGCCGAGGTCGACGGCCACCCCATCTTGAAGGGCATCGACCTCGACGTCGAGGCCGGCCAGGTGCACGCCATCATGGGACCCAACGGCTCGGGCAAGAGCACCCTGGCGAACATCCTCGCCGGTCGTGAGACCTACACCGTTACGGGTGGCACCGTCGAGTTCGAGGGGCGCAACCTGCTCGAGATGCCCATCGAAGAGCGTGCGCGCGAGGGCATCTTCCTTGCCTTCCAGTACCCGGTCGAGATCCCTGGCGTGAGCAACACCTACTTCCTCAAAGCCGCTTTCAACGCGATTCGCAAGCATCGCGGACTCGACGAGCTCGATGCCATGGACTTCCTCAAGCTGGCCAAGGAGAAGGCGAAGCTCGTCAAGCTCGATCCGGCGCTGCTCAACCGTCCGGTGAACGAGGGCTTCAGCGGCGGAGAGAAGAAGCGCAACGAGATCTTCCACATGGCCATGCTCGACCCGAAGCTGGCCATTCTCGACGAGACCGACAGCGGTCTCGACATCGACGCCCTGCGCATCGTCTCTGAGGGCATCAATGCGCTGCGCTCTCCCCATCGCGCTCAGGTTCTGGTGACGCACTACCAGCGTCTGCTGGGGTATGTGGTGCCGGACGTGGTGCACGTGCTCTATGACGGCCGCATCGTCAAGTCCGGTGGACGTGAGCTGGCCCTCGAGCTCGAAGAGAAGGGGTATGCCGACATCATCGCGGCCCACAAGCCCGTCGCCGCGGGGCGGGGGGCGCGATGA
- the sufD gene encoding Fe-S cluster assembly protein SufD, which produces MMAVETPTAVEPFSALMTQQGAHPLAGDRQAAFARYAAKGLPTTRDEAWKYTSLAPLARLTLTRATAGGTVASSTLRDLCFGDTDFTEVVFIDGRFSSAMSNTATLPDGVFAGAFSAAPPSVIAAARERLAAPSCEAPLDALNLALAEDGGLVFVPRDVRVARPIHLVFVTTRSDAPTAAHLRNAVVVEAGASATVIETYVTEDAGVYLTHSVTDVLAAEGARVDHIKVAREGREAWHLGAVRAQLAGHAELNTFTVSTGGGVVRNELTATAPETTCRALGLFLLDGAQHCDNHLFIDHAAPRCASEQVFKGILDGTSHGVFSGRVHVAVDAQKTDAQQSCKNLLLSDDAQISTRPQLEIHADDVKCSHGVAIGSLDETQYYYLRARGIGPVEAREILTYAFASELLGRIEVPAVRADIERRISSAVAADIAALTGDA; this is translated from the coding sequence ATGATGGCGGTCGAGACGCCCACGGCAGTCGAGCCGTTCAGCGCTCTGATGACGCAGCAGGGCGCGCATCCGCTGGCCGGTGATCGACAGGCCGCCTTTGCGCGCTATGCTGCAAAGGGCCTGCCCACCACCCGCGACGAGGCGTGGAAGTACACCTCGCTCGCGCCGCTGGCGCGCCTGACGCTGACGCGCGCCACCGCGGGGGGAACCGTTGCATCGTCGACGCTGCGTGACCTCTGCTTCGGAGACACCGATTTCACTGAGGTGGTGTTCATCGACGGTCGCTTCTCCAGCGCGATGTCGAACACCGCGACCCTGCCCGATGGCGTCTTCGCGGGTGCCTTCAGCGCGGCGCCTCCGAGTGTGATCGCCGCCGCTCGTGAGCGGCTCGCGGCGCCTTCGTGCGAGGCGCCTCTTGACGCGCTCAACCTCGCCCTCGCCGAAGATGGCGGGCTGGTGTTCGTGCCGCGTGACGTGCGGGTCGCACGGCCCATCCATCTCGTGTTCGTCACCACCCGCTCTGATGCCCCGACGGCGGCTCACCTGCGCAACGCGGTGGTGGTCGAGGCAGGCGCGTCGGCGACGGTCATCGAGACCTACGTCACAGAAGACGCGGGCGTCTACCTCACCCATTCGGTGACCGATGTCCTGGCCGCCGAAGGGGCGCGCGTCGATCACATCAAGGTGGCGCGCGAAGGCCGCGAGGCCTGGCACCTCGGTGCCGTGCGCGCGCAGCTGGCGGGTCACGCCGAGCTGAACACGTTCACGGTCTCCACGGGCGGCGGTGTGGTGCGCAACGAGCTCACCGCGACTGCACCGGAGACCACGTGTCGCGCCCTCGGTCTGTTTCTGCTCGATGGCGCGCAGCACTGCGACAACCATCTCTTCATCGACCACGCCGCGCCGCGATGCGCCAGCGAGCAGGTCTTCAAGGGCATTCTCGACGGCACCTCGCACGGCGTCTTCAGCGGTCGCGTGCACGTGGCGGTCGATGCCCAGAAGACCGATGCCCAGCAGAGCTGCAAGAACCTGCTGCTCAGCGACGACGCCCAGATCTCGACCCGTCCGCAGCTCGAGATCCACGCCGATGACGTGAAGTGCAGCCACGGCGTGGCCATCGGATCGCTCGACGAGACCCAGTACTACTACCTGCGCGCGCGGGGCATCGGCCCTGTCGAGGCGCGTGAGATTCTCACCTATGCCTTTGCCAGCGAGCTGCTGGGGCGCATCGAGGTGCCGGCCGTGCGCGCTGACATCGAGCGGCGCATCTCGTCTGCGGTGGCCGCTGACATCGCTGCACTCACGGGGGACGCATGA